The following coding sequences lie in one Danio rerio strain Tuebingen ecotype United States chromosome 25, GRCz12tu, whole genome shotgun sequence genomic window:
- the znf609a gene encoding zinc finger protein 609a isoform X3, translated as MESPVSTPAPPPLHLLAPVGNSEISSSCEQIMVRTRSVAVNTSDVALATEPECLGPCEPGTSVNLEGIVWQETEDGMLVVNVTWRNKTYVGTLLDCTRHDWAPPRFCESPTSDLEMRNGRGRGKRMRPNSNTPVNENSNSSDNKGSNNSKTRAASNSKGRRGSQNSSERRTPPNSNTEDVKASPSSANKRKNKPPSDMEPNSSSEDTKGSKRMRTNSNSGIPHTVLPLSNVKAESLPPSLDRSCSSPVLIDCPHPNCNKKYKHINGLKYHQARAHNDDDVKLDIDGDSENGEDSTLHPEPGSCNGASISQKGCASPARSVTPKGRGFDAQSPSPSGKMSSKQPGKKKSDAEHDSGMPMDGCEDGPCLTDDTSNDGIDDKRGLDKAKKAGSGSKLAQKAMKSARPPLVPSMPTQQLYNLPASGFPAPSSGSSTSMGSVVVQPISKSPQLKNIQPKPAVIADPAMNQAVSGSKDKKKKDKKKKEGGKEGDSPKAKGGKPEEGKSPYSESSDQGGRNEGMLNGSSDPHQSRLASMKAEADKIYSFSDNSPSPCIGVASRIETGGIAQPLTPLHVVTQNGADNSSVKTNSPAYSDISDAGEDGEGKVDSTKVKSEDPAVREGAKKTLFPSQPPNKDSSYYPGFEYYSPNNNTYGNPSPGVSNTATSLQEGPVKVKKEEEPELQGIEKPKSEPPEDRKPDVVVGSSQQQQQQQQQQQPSVIQQRSSMFMQPLYYNQYAYVHPFGYSPDQAYHNHLMNPAYRQQCEDRQRQVAEQHRASEKKSEAAQKEREAQMKPEEWKQKASVPPTLSKAPSVSDLGKPSPQGKPKESAEPGKSVIIPKGEEGKGPSQQGEGLKMKLSEAGHHGKDEQKPSLESGRSAMEQAMYMYRQEPDSRLWPYVYPSKYPDPQKQIDEERWKEERERDREREKDRDRDRERERERKSKDERQRPKDTPSKEENKEEPRTSSSAEEHRVSKDPRAHMQFSTPLAQHQSYMSYMHGYPYGQGYDPSHPGYRGMPAVVMQNYPGSYLSPGYSFSPYGSKMAPGEEAEKARSSPTVSGKSASESKALDMLQQHASQYKSKSPTVAEKTTHDRERSGAERERDGERPRSSPSQRMIPSHHHLGYQLLPGQYDLSYATGISSSAIVASQQASAPSLYPPARR; from the exons GTATGCTGGTGGTGAATGTCACCTGGAGGAACAAGACGTATGTGGGCACTCTTTTAGACTGCACTCGACATGACTGGGCGCCGCCACG ATTCTGTGAGTCGCCAACAAGTGACCTGGAGATGAGAAACGGCCGTGGCCGGGGTAAAAGAATGAGACCCAACAGCAATACACCAGTCAATGAGAACAGCAACTCTTCTGATAACAAAGGcagcaacaacagcaaaacaCGGGCCGCGTCCAACAGTAAAGGCCGCCGGGGCAGTCAGAACTCCTCAGAGCGCCGCACGCCACCAAACAGCAACACTGAGGACGTAAAAGCCAGCCCATCCTCTGCTAACAAACGCAAGAACAAACCTCCCTCAGACATGGAGCCCAATTCCAGTTCAGAGGACACCAAGGGCAGCAAACGGATGCGCACCAATTCTAACAGTGGGATACCTCATACTGTTCTACCCCTTTCCAATGTTAAAGCGGAATCATTGCCACCTTCATTGGACCGCAGTTGCTCCTCTCCAGTCCTCATCGACTGCCCGCATCCTAACTGCAATAAGAAGTACAAGCACATCAATGGATTGAAGTATCACCAAGCCCGTGCTCACAATGACGACGACGTCAAGCTAGACATAGACGGCGATAGCGAAAATGGCGAGGATTCGACTTTGCATCCCGAGCCAGGCAGTTGCAACGGTGCATCTATTTCCCAGAAGGGTTGTGCATCTCCTGCACGGTCAGTCACTCCAAAAGGACGAGGATTTGATGCTCAGAGTCCATCGCCGTCTGGAAAGATGAGCTCCAAACAGCCTGGCAAGAAAAAATCAGATGCAGAGCATGACTCTGGAATGCCTATGGATGGTTGTGAGGATGGACCGTGTCTTACTGATGACACTAGCAATGATGGGATCGATGATAAAAGAGGTTTGGATAAAGCTAAGAAGGCTGGGAGTGGTTCTAAGCTTGCTCAGAAAGCAATGAAGTCTGCAAGACCACCGCTTGTTCCCTCAATGCCTACGCAGCAATTGTACAACTTGCCAGCCTCTGGATTCCCGGCGCCCAGTTCTGGATCGTCCACAAGTATGGGTTCTGTAGTGGTTCAGCCGATAAGTAAAAGCCCGCAGCTGAAAAACATTCAACCCAAACCTGCAGTCATAGCAGATCCGGCAATGAACCAAGCTGTGAGTGGCTCCAAGGACAAGAAGAAGAAAGATAAGAAAAAGAAGGAGGGTGGAAAGGAAGGAGACAGTCCGAAAGCGAAAGGAGGGAAACCTGAGGAAGGTAAAAGCCCATATTCTGAGAGTTCAGACCAAGGCGGGAGGAATGAAGGGATGTTAAATGGATCCTCAGATCCACATCAGAGCCGCCTTGCAAGCATGAAAGCTGAAGCCGACAAAATATACAGCTTTTCTGACAATTCCCCTAGTCCTTGCATTGGTGTGGCTAGTCGGATAGAAACCGGAGGGATCGCACAACCTTTAACTCCACTTCACGTGGTAACCCAAAACGGGGCGGATAACTCTTCTGTGAAGACCAACAGCCCAGCATATTCTGACATCTCTGATGCAGGCGAGGATGGAGAAGGTAAAGTCGACAGTACGAAAGTCAAATCTGAAGATCCGGCAGTTCGGGAAGGTGCCAAGAAAACCCTGTTCCCATCCCAGCCGCCAAACAAAGACTCCTCCTATTATCCAGGTTTTGAATACTACTCCCCTAATAACAACACTTACGGCAACCCCAGTCCAGGAGTCTCTAATACGGCAACCTCCCTGCAAGAAGGTCCGGTAAAGGTAAAGAAAGAAGAGGAGCCAGAATTGCAAGGCATTGAAAAACCCAAATCAGAGCCTCCAGAAGATCGAAAGCCAGACGTTGTTGTTGGATCTTctcaacaacagcagcagcagcagcaacaacagcagcCTTCAGTTATCCAGCAGCGTTCCAGCATGTTCATGCAACCGCTTTATTATAATCAGTATGCATACGTGCATCCCTTTGGATATTCTCCAGATCAGGCCTATCACAACCACCTGATGAACCCAGCGTACAGACAGCAGTGTGAGGACAGACAACGACAAGTAGCCGAGCAACATCGAGCCTCTGAGAAAAAATCTGAAGCCGCTCAGAAAGAGAGGGAAGCTCAGATGAAGCCGGAAGAGTGGAAACAGAAAGCTTCAGTTCCTCCTACGTTGTCTAAAGCTCCAAGTGTTTCAGATTTGGGCAAGCCGTCTCCGCAGGGCAAGCCCAAAGAGTCTGCCGAGCCTGGCAAATCAGTCATTATTCCTAAAGGGGAAGAAGGCAAGGGGCCGAGCCAGCAAGGTGAAGGGTTGAAAATGAAGCTGAGTGAAGCAGGGCATCATGGGAAGGACGAGCAGAAACCAAGCCTGGAGTCTGGAAGATCGGCTATGGAGCAGGCAATGTACATGTATAGACAG GAGCCGGATTCTCGATTGTGGCCCTATGTTTACCCCAGCAAGTACCCTGATCCTCAAAAACAAATTGACGAGGAGCGATGGAAGGAAGAGCGAGAAAGGGATCGCGAGCGGGAAAAGGACCGAGATCGAGACCGAGAACGTGAGAGAGAACGAAAGAGTAAAGACGAAAGGCAGCGTCCCAAAGACACGCCATCGAAAGAGGAAAACAAAGAAGAACCACGAACTTCATCATCCGCAGAGGAGCACAGAGTCAGTAAAGACCCGCGAGCACACATGCAGTTTTCCACACCTCTGGCACAGCATCAGTCCTATATGTCTTACATGCACGGATACCCCTATGGACAGGGTTACGACCCCAGCCATCCAGGGTACAGGGGTATGCCTGCGGTTGTGATGCAAAATTACCCTG GATCGTACCTGTCCCCAGGCTACTCATTTTCTCCATACGGCAGTAAGATGGCGCCGGGTGAAGAGGCTGAGAAAGCTCGATCCAGTCCCACAGTGAGCGGAAAATCTGCATCTGAGTCCAAAGCTCTGGATATGCTCCAACAGCACGCTAGCCAGTACAAGAGCAAATCGCCCACAGTGGCAGAGAAAACGACCCATGACCGAGAGCGCAGTGGAGCTGAGAGGGAGAGAGACGGAGAACGACCCAGATCTTCACCCTCGCAGCGGATGATCCCGTCACATCATCACCTCGGATATCAGCTGCTGCCGGGACAGTACGACCTGTCCTACGCTACAG gtATCTCCTCTTCAGCCATTGTTGCTAGTCAACAGGCCTCTGCCCCTTCACTTTACCCTCCCGCACGGAGGTGA
- the znf609a gene encoding zinc finger protein 609a isoform X2: MQRTSRQQTPPARRMESPVSTPAPPPLHLLAPVGNSEISSSCEQIMVRTRSVAVNTSDVALATEPECLGPCEPGTSVNLEGIVWQETEDGMLVVNVTWRNKTYVGTLLDCTRHDWAPPRFCESPTSDLEMRNGRGRGKRMRPNSNTPVNENSNSSDNKGSNNSKTRAASNSKGRRGSQNSSERRTPPNSNTEDVKASPSSANKRKNKPPSDMEPNSSSEDTKGSKRMRTNSNSGIPHTVLPLSNVKAESLPPSLDRSCSSPVLIDCPHPNCNKKYKHINGLKYHQARAHNDDDVKLDIDGDSENGEDSTLHPEPGSCNGASISQKGCASPARSVTPKGRGFDAQSPSPSGKMSSKQPGKKKSDAEHDSGMPMDGCEDGPCLTDDTSNDGIDDKRGLDKAKKAGSGSKLAQKAMKSARPPLVPSMPTQQLYNLPASGFPAPSSGSSTSMGSVVVQPISKSPQLKNIQPKPAVIADPAMNQAVSGSKDKKKKDKKKKEGGKEGDSPKAKGGKPEEGKSPYSESSDQGGRNEGMLNGSSDPHQSRLASMKAEADKIYSFSDNSPSPCIGVASRIETGGIAQPLTPLHVVTQNGADNSSVKTNSPAYSDISDAGEDGEGKVDSTKVKSEDPAVREGAKKTLFPSQPPNKDSSYYPGFEYYSPNNNTYGNPSPGVSNTATSLQEGPVKVKKEEEPELQGIEKPKSEPPEDRKPDVVVGSSQQQQQQQQQQQPSVIQQRSSMFMQPLYYNQYAYVHPFGYSPDQAYHNHLMNPAYRQQCEDRQRQVAEQHRASEKKSEAAQKEREAQMKPEEWKQKASVPPTLSKAPSVSDLGKPSPQGKPKESAEPGKSVIIPKGEEGKGPSQQGEGLKMKLSEAGHHGKDEQKPSLESGRSAMEQAMYMYRQEPDSRLWPYVYPSKYPDPQKQIDEERWKEERERDREREKDRDRDRERERERKSKDERQRPKDTPSKEENKEEPRTSSSAEEHRVSKDPRAHMQFSTPLAQHQSYMSYMHGYPYGQGYDPSHPGYRGMPAVVMQNYPGSYLSPGYSFSPYGSKMAPGEEAEKARSSPTVSGKSASESKALDMLQQHASQYKSKSPTVAEKTTHDRERSGAERERDGERPRSSPSQRMIPSHHHLGYQLLPGQYDLSYATGISSSAIVASQQASAPSLYPPARR; the protein is encoded by the exons GTATGCTGGTGGTGAATGTCACCTGGAGGAACAAGACGTATGTGGGCACTCTTTTAGACTGCACTCGACATGACTGGGCGCCGCCACG ATTCTGTGAGTCGCCAACAAGTGACCTGGAGATGAGAAACGGCCGTGGCCGGGGTAAAAGAATGAGACCCAACAGCAATACACCAGTCAATGAGAACAGCAACTCTTCTGATAACAAAGGcagcaacaacagcaaaacaCGGGCCGCGTCCAACAGTAAAGGCCGCCGGGGCAGTCAGAACTCCTCAGAGCGCCGCACGCCACCAAACAGCAACACTGAGGACGTAAAAGCCAGCCCATCCTCTGCTAACAAACGCAAGAACAAACCTCCCTCAGACATGGAGCCCAATTCCAGTTCAGAGGACACCAAGGGCAGCAAACGGATGCGCACCAATTCTAACAGTGGGATACCTCATACTGTTCTACCCCTTTCCAATGTTAAAGCGGAATCATTGCCACCTTCATTGGACCGCAGTTGCTCCTCTCCAGTCCTCATCGACTGCCCGCATCCTAACTGCAATAAGAAGTACAAGCACATCAATGGATTGAAGTATCACCAAGCCCGTGCTCACAATGACGACGACGTCAAGCTAGACATAGACGGCGATAGCGAAAATGGCGAGGATTCGACTTTGCATCCCGAGCCAGGCAGTTGCAACGGTGCATCTATTTCCCAGAAGGGTTGTGCATCTCCTGCACGGTCAGTCACTCCAAAAGGACGAGGATTTGATGCTCAGAGTCCATCGCCGTCTGGAAAGATGAGCTCCAAACAGCCTGGCAAGAAAAAATCAGATGCAGAGCATGACTCTGGAATGCCTATGGATGGTTGTGAGGATGGACCGTGTCTTACTGATGACACTAGCAATGATGGGATCGATGATAAAAGAGGTTTGGATAAAGCTAAGAAGGCTGGGAGTGGTTCTAAGCTTGCTCAGAAAGCAATGAAGTCTGCAAGACCACCGCTTGTTCCCTCAATGCCTACGCAGCAATTGTACAACTTGCCAGCCTCTGGATTCCCGGCGCCCAGTTCTGGATCGTCCACAAGTATGGGTTCTGTAGTGGTTCAGCCGATAAGTAAAAGCCCGCAGCTGAAAAACATTCAACCCAAACCTGCAGTCATAGCAGATCCGGCAATGAACCAAGCTGTGAGTGGCTCCAAGGACAAGAAGAAGAAAGATAAGAAAAAGAAGGAGGGTGGAAAGGAAGGAGACAGTCCGAAAGCGAAAGGAGGGAAACCTGAGGAAGGTAAAAGCCCATATTCTGAGAGTTCAGACCAAGGCGGGAGGAATGAAGGGATGTTAAATGGATCCTCAGATCCACATCAGAGCCGCCTTGCAAGCATGAAAGCTGAAGCCGACAAAATATACAGCTTTTCTGACAATTCCCCTAGTCCTTGCATTGGTGTGGCTAGTCGGATAGAAACCGGAGGGATCGCACAACCTTTAACTCCACTTCACGTGGTAACCCAAAACGGGGCGGATAACTCTTCTGTGAAGACCAACAGCCCAGCATATTCTGACATCTCTGATGCAGGCGAGGATGGAGAAGGTAAAGTCGACAGTACGAAAGTCAAATCTGAAGATCCGGCAGTTCGGGAAGGTGCCAAGAAAACCCTGTTCCCATCCCAGCCGCCAAACAAAGACTCCTCCTATTATCCAGGTTTTGAATACTACTCCCCTAATAACAACACTTACGGCAACCCCAGTCCAGGAGTCTCTAATACGGCAACCTCCCTGCAAGAAGGTCCGGTAAAGGTAAAGAAAGAAGAGGAGCCAGAATTGCAAGGCATTGAAAAACCCAAATCAGAGCCTCCAGAAGATCGAAAGCCAGACGTTGTTGTTGGATCTTctcaacaacagcagcagcagcagcaacaacagcagcCTTCAGTTATCCAGCAGCGTTCCAGCATGTTCATGCAACCGCTTTATTATAATCAGTATGCATACGTGCATCCCTTTGGATATTCTCCAGATCAGGCCTATCACAACCACCTGATGAACCCAGCGTACAGACAGCAGTGTGAGGACAGACAACGACAAGTAGCCGAGCAACATCGAGCCTCTGAGAAAAAATCTGAAGCCGCTCAGAAAGAGAGGGAAGCTCAGATGAAGCCGGAAGAGTGGAAACAGAAAGCTTCAGTTCCTCCTACGTTGTCTAAAGCTCCAAGTGTTTCAGATTTGGGCAAGCCGTCTCCGCAGGGCAAGCCCAAAGAGTCTGCCGAGCCTGGCAAATCAGTCATTATTCCTAAAGGGGAAGAAGGCAAGGGGCCGAGCCAGCAAGGTGAAGGGTTGAAAATGAAGCTGAGTGAAGCAGGGCATCATGGGAAGGACGAGCAGAAACCAAGCCTGGAGTCTGGAAGATCGGCTATGGAGCAGGCAATGTACATGTATAGACAG GAGCCGGATTCTCGATTGTGGCCCTATGTTTACCCCAGCAAGTACCCTGATCCTCAAAAACAAATTGACGAGGAGCGATGGAAGGAAGAGCGAGAAAGGGATCGCGAGCGGGAAAAGGACCGAGATCGAGACCGAGAACGTGAGAGAGAACGAAAGAGTAAAGACGAAAGGCAGCGTCCCAAAGACACGCCATCGAAAGAGGAAAACAAAGAAGAACCACGAACTTCATCATCCGCAGAGGAGCACAGAGTCAGTAAAGACCCGCGAGCACACATGCAGTTTTCCACACCTCTGGCACAGCATCAGTCCTATATGTCTTACATGCACGGATACCCCTATGGACAGGGTTACGACCCCAGCCATCCAGGGTACAGGGGTATGCCTGCGGTTGTGATGCAAAATTACCCTG GATCGTACCTGTCCCCAGGCTACTCATTTTCTCCATACGGCAGTAAGATGGCGCCGGGTGAAGAGGCTGAGAAAGCTCGATCCAGTCCCACAGTGAGCGGAAAATCTGCATCTGAGTCCAAAGCTCTGGATATGCTCCAACAGCACGCTAGCCAGTACAAGAGCAAATCGCCCACAGTGGCAGAGAAAACGACCCATGACCGAGAGCGCAGTGGAGCTGAGAGGGAGAGAGACGGAGAACGACCCAGATCTTCACCCTCGCAGCGGATGATCCCGTCACATCATCACCTCGGATATCAGCTGCTGCCGGGACAGTACGACCTGTCCTACGCTACAG gtATCTCCTCTTCAGCCATTGTTGCTAGTCAACAGGCCTCTGCCCCTTCACTTTACCCTCCCGCACGGAGGTGA